From one Pedobacter faecalis genomic stretch:
- a CDS encoding sugar-binding domain-containing protein — translation MKVLTKALLALAMPFCIQSDSQAQNWKPMTISIPTRWTKQVNAESPLPEYPRPQLVRKRWQNLNGIWEYAITAKNAEKPMKYVNKILVPYPIESSLSGVQRFLKPDEALWYKRNISKPKLKPKERVMLNFGAVDFEATIYLNGKEIGKHVGGYQSFSFDVTSALTSDDNELVIKVWDPSDQGPSNPHGKQALKPQGIMYTSSSGIWQTVWLETVPDKYVESLKITPDVERGVLNIVVNSNSSENVSIRVFDTTKEVALMPRNDANKMIEIPIKNAKLWSPDDPFLYELEITLGEDKVKSYFGMRKVEIKKDPKGIDRIYLNGKYTYNLGTLDQGFWPDGLYTAPTDEALAFDIMANKAMGFNTIRKHIKVEPARWYYHADKLGMLVWQDMVNPGFITAGQKAQFEKEVRKNVAQLYNHPSIITWVLFNEKWGQYDQERLTKELKILDPTRLVNGHSGEMLYVNDKLKSPSPNAWVGADMTDVHAYPNPGHIKFEKGKAAVLGEFGGIGVPIEGHLWDDLKAGWGYDGVVTPAILQKQYANMVDSLRKFEAQGLTASIYTQPFDVETEQNGLITYDREVIKLPIDKIREIHSTLWPITKNFKGATKGFSAIVAIPTNTDYNVRLDEYNKGKRDMSFLRNLCLMAKSQKDTVNARNIANHYINSLDSSEYESKINFIEQFTNSISDPGFLIIRKWLSKNLGSTQFAAISHKFQNILFKDLIITYLGDSPNWEEIEKLITSSKPLDCEVIRSMCVDYYLRRLAPGQLIVLRNLIDAATMYDEAYNKGRYNAWAWEIFNSAKEKYALEKALIWAKKGIDTEHDPIDKAAATDTFANLLYKLGRTSEALLWQEKAVAGNPDAEDIKMNYERMKAGAKTWPEVE, via the coding sequence ATGAAAGTACTTACAAAAGCGCTTCTAGCGTTAGCTATGCCTTTTTGCATTCAATCTGACAGTCAAGCGCAAAATTGGAAACCAATGACGATCTCGATACCAACTCGCTGGACGAAACAGGTAAATGCAGAAAGCCCGTTGCCTGAATATCCTCGTCCGCAATTAGTGCGGAAGCGATGGCAAAACCTAAATGGGATATGGGAATACGCAATTACAGCAAAAAATGCTGAAAAGCCAATGAAATATGTAAATAAGATACTAGTCCCATATCCTATTGAATCTTCTCTTTCAGGTGTGCAAAGATTCCTCAAACCGGACGAGGCGCTCTGGTATAAGCGAAACATTTCCAAACCGAAATTAAAGCCAAAAGAGAGAGTGATGCTCAATTTTGGAGCAGTGGATTTTGAAGCAACGATATATTTAAATGGGAAGGAAATTGGTAAGCATGTTGGGGGATACCAGAGCTTCTCATTTGATGTGACGAGCGCATTGACGTCAGATGATAATGAGCTAGTAATAAAAGTTTGGGATCCCAGTGATCAGGGTCCCAGCAACCCGCATGGTAAACAAGCATTAAAACCTCAGGGAATAATGTATACTTCAAGCAGCGGGATTTGGCAAACTGTATGGTTAGAAACTGTTCCGGATAAATATGTTGAAAGTTTGAAGATAACCCCGGATGTCGAAAGGGGCGTATTGAATATCGTGGTGAATTCTAATAGTTCAGAGAATGTGAGCATAAGAGTTTTTGACACTACGAAGGAGGTTGCTTTAATGCCTCGGAACGATGCTAACAAGATGATTGAGATTCCTATAAAAAATGCGAAGTTATGGAGTCCGGATGATCCTTTTCTGTATGAGTTAGAAATAACTTTGGGCGAAGATAAAGTTAAATCCTACTTCGGAATGCGAAAAGTGGAAATTAAAAAGGATCCAAAGGGAATTGACCGAATTTATCTTAATGGTAAATATACATATAACCTAGGGACACTTGATCAGGGCTTTTGGCCGGACGGATTGTATACGGCACCAACTGATGAAGCTCTTGCGTTTGATATTATGGCCAATAAAGCTATGGGTTTCAATACTATTAGGAAGCATATCAAAGTAGAACCTGCGAGATGGTATTACCATGCAGATAAACTTGGAATGTTAGTGTGGCAGGATATGGTAAACCCGGGGTTCATAACTGCGGGGCAGAAAGCTCAATTTGAGAAGGAAGTTAGAAAAAACGTTGCTCAGCTTTATAACCATCCCAGCATAATCACTTGGGTATTGTTCAATGAAAAGTGGGGCCAGTATGATCAGGAGCGACTAACAAAGGAGTTGAAGATCCTTGATCCTACAAGACTTGTGAATGGTCATAGTGGTGAAATGCTCTATGTAAATGACAAACTGAAAAGCCCTAGTCCAAATGCGTGGGTTGGGGCCGACATGACTGATGTGCATGCTTATCCAAACCCTGGTCACATTAAGTTTGAAAAAGGTAAAGCAGCAGTCCTCGGAGAATTTGGTGGTATCGGTGTGCCTATAGAAGGGCATCTATGGGATGACTTGAAAGCAGGCTGGGGGTATGATGGGGTTGTAACACCTGCTATTTTGCAGAAACAATATGCTAACATGGTTGATTCATTGAGAAAATTTGAAGCACAGGGTTTGACAGCTAGTATCTACACTCAGCCGTTTGACGTGGAAACGGAACAAAATGGACTTATAACTTATGATCGTGAGGTAATCAAGTTACCAATAGATAAAATCAGAGAAATCCACTCTACGCTTTGGCCGATTACCAAAAATTTTAAGGGTGCTACGAAAGGTTTTTCCGCGATAGTTGCTATTCCGACAAATACGGACTACAACGTCCGGCTTGATGAATACAATAAGGGCAAAAGAGATATGAGCTTTTTGCGCAATCTCTGCCTTATGGCAAAAAGTCAAAAGGATACCGTTAATGCAAGAAACATTGCTAATCATTACATAAACAGTCTTGATAGTTCGGAATATGAAAGTAAAATAAACTTCATAGAGCAATTCACCAATAGCATAAGTGACCCTGGTTTCTTGATAATAAGAAAATGGCTTTCTAAGAATCTGGGTAGTACTCAGTTCGCGGCGATAAGCCACAAATTCCAAAATATCCTTTTTAAGGACCTTATCATTACGTATTTAGGAGATTCTCCAAATTGGGAAGAAATTGAAAAACTGATAACCAGTAGTAAACCTCTTGATTGTGAAGTAATTCGGTCAATGTGTGTAGATTACTATCTAAGGCGGTTAGCGCCTGGGCAGCTGATTGTTTTGAGAAATCTAATAGATGCCGCTACTATGTATGATGAAGCATATAATAAGGGTAGATATAACGCTTGGGCATGGGAGATTTTCAATAGTGCCAAGGAAAAGTATGCTTTAGAAAAGGCCTTGATCTGGGCAAAGAAGGGCATAGACACTGAGCATGATCCAATAGATAAGGCTGCTGCTACAGATACATTTGCCAACTTACTTTATAAATTAGGTCGAACATCAGAGGCATTGTTATGGCAAGAGAAAGCAGTTGCGGGTAATCCCGATGCTGAAGATATTAAGATGAATTATGAAAGAATGAAGGCGGGCGCTAAGACTTGGCCTGAAGTGGAATAA
- a CDS encoding alpha/beta hydrolase family protein — protein MKIYFIVLFCLSIQVSLGQKRKLDNNSHHDWQKLAGYGISDNGKYIWNYITNDKSGSIFNIVDNNGRILKTIPNAMPFYPESFLGSGNDVAFKVGIDKIGTYGILDGRIRIFKNVKNSALTDDNLILIQNKNDSIILVSTDRVEKYICKANAFWISRNSTIFLQYKDSLIHYDLKTGFRRVVYTGKLSAVKPDPRTAGVAFVGEHTGVKAIFFYDRGLPSAKMLCDEKDPSLDGKYKFIDNEFQFSPDGSYLFFTVAAESKPAYYRQIISADSDITTSSVNIWSYKYEFIKYSQPKYEKFDDKFVAAISTHGGKQLQIVNEDGFEQRGVIGDDCVLLRKATNWTEAYYDVRKTPVYKLYNYRTGILKEFVPNVPELRSAVWEISPTGKFVIGTDTTRRDFYTYDIARDKLANTTKNIDLNSDVCQVVGISKRYRFYDRIFWTKNDKYFLIYDKFDIWQIDPEGKSEPINLTNGYGRKVGLKFLLANFGTNSVTYVDGSEIVMSCTNLKNMYNGLSTTQLSKRKDPEIHFCDNNLYAEDIVNFPVLKARKRDIYIFTKQSASTSPNLLISKGLGIPRIITSICPEQKYNWLSSELITYTMNNGETNKAIVYKPEVFDPDKTYPIIFHYYQTRHQELNLFKPPLLSEGDLQIPWYVSNGYIVVVPDILNERLGDIKLGTLRSVLGAVDYLKTNKWFDINNMGLQGHSFGGYETNLIVANSDIFKAAQASAGVSDVISHFGSLAFGLSAQNTYNERGQANFGASLWDWQSMYMANSPVLQANRIVTPLLLMHNKGDDNVPFPQAIEMFTALRRLMKPVWLLEYEGEGHILTSEKNNLDFTIRQQQFFDHYLKGSEAPGWMTQDLPSKYKPISLVSQ, from the coding sequence ATGAAAATTTATTTTATTGTTTTGTTTTGTCTGTCGATTCAGGTATCACTCGGGCAGAAACGTAAATTGGATAATAATAGTCATCACGACTGGCAGAAGTTAGCGGGGTATGGCATATCAGATAACGGTAAATATATCTGGAATTATATAACAAATGATAAGTCAGGATCGATTTTCAATATCGTCGATAATAACGGTCGAATACTGAAAACTATCCCTAATGCTATGCCTTTTTACCCAGAATCATTTCTTGGGTCCGGAAACGATGTCGCGTTTAAAGTTGGTATTGATAAAATTGGAACTTACGGTATACTCGATGGGCGTATTCGAATATTTAAAAATGTTAAGAATTCGGCGCTAACAGACGATAACCTTATTCTTATCCAAAATAAAAACGACAGTATAATATTGGTAAGTACTGATCGAGTTGAAAAATACATTTGTAAGGCAAATGCGTTTTGGATTTCAAGAAATAGTACAATATTTCTCCAATATAAGGATTCGTTAATCCATTATGATTTAAAGACTGGATTCCGTAGAGTGGTTTATACGGGAAAGCTTTCCGCAGTAAAGCCCGACCCACGAACTGCAGGAGTAGCATTTGTTGGTGAACACACGGGTGTGAAAGCCATCTTCTTTTACGATCGAGGTTTGCCTTCAGCAAAAATGTTATGCGATGAAAAAGATCCTTCTTTAGATGGAAAGTATAAGTTCATTGATAATGAGTTTCAATTCTCACCTGACGGAAGTTACCTGTTTTTTACAGTTGCTGCAGAGTCTAAACCTGCTTATTATCGGCAAATTATTTCAGCAGACTCTGATATAACAACCAGCTCGGTTAATATCTGGAGTTATAAATATGAGTTTATAAAATATAGCCAACCAAAATATGAAAAATTTGACGATAAATTCGTTGCCGCAATTTCAACACATGGTGGCAAACAATTGCAAATAGTAAATGAGGACGGCTTTGAGCAGCGGGGGGTGATAGGGGATGATTGTGTTTTACTGAGGAAAGCGACAAATTGGACTGAGGCATATTATGATGTGCGAAAAACACCTGTATACAAATTATATAATTATAGAACAGGAATATTGAAAGAGTTTGTTCCAAACGTACCTGAGTTGAGATCAGCTGTTTGGGAAATCTCTCCGACTGGGAAATTCGTGATAGGAACTGATACGACCAGAAGAGATTTTTACACTTATGATATAGCACGTGATAAACTGGCCAATACAACAAAGAATATTGACTTGAACTCCGATGTCTGTCAGGTTGTTGGTATTTCCAAACGCTATCGCTTTTATGATCGCATTTTTTGGACTAAGAACGATAAATATTTTTTAATATACGACAAATTTGACATATGGCAGATTGACCCTGAAGGCAAAAGTGAACCTATTAATTTAACTAATGGATATGGTAGGAAGGTGGGGTTGAAATTCTTACTTGCAAACTTTGGTACTAATAGTGTTACCTATGTCGACGGAAGTGAAATCGTGATGAGTTGTACTAATTTAAAAAACATGTACAATGGTCTGTCCACGACACAATTGAGTAAACGAAAAGATCCGGAAATACACTTTTGTGATAATAATCTTTATGCTGAGGATATTGTTAATTTTCCAGTTCTGAAAGCGAGAAAGAGGGATATTTATATTTTTACCAAACAAAGCGCTAGTACTAGTCCAAATCTCCTAATTTCCAAAGGCCTAGGCATCCCACGAATAATAACCAGTATTTGTCCAGAGCAAAAATATAATTGGTTGTCTTCTGAACTCATCACTTACACTATGAATAATGGGGAAACGAATAAGGCGATAGTTTATAAACCAGAAGTTTTTGATCCGGATAAAACGTATCCGATAATTTTCCATTACTATCAAACAAGGCATCAGGAATTGAATTTGTTCAAACCTCCACTTTTAAGTGAAGGGGATCTACAGATTCCGTGGTATGTTAGTAACGGATATATTGTAGTAGTACCTGATATACTAAATGAAAGATTAGGTGATATTAAACTGGGAACGCTTCGTAGTGTTTTAGGTGCAGTAGACTATTTGAAAACCAATAAATGGTTTGACATCAATAACATGGGCCTTCAAGGCCATAGCTTTGGTGGTTATGAAACAAATTTAATTGTTGCTAATTCTGATATATTTAAGGCTGCCCAAGCATCTGCGGGAGTTAGTGATGTGATAAGTCATTTTGGAAGCTTGGCTTTTGGGCTAAGTGCTCAAAATACTTACAATGAAAGAGGCCAGGCAAATTTTGGGGCTAGCTTGTGGGATTGGCAAAGTATGTATATGGCTAATTCACCAGTATTACAGGCTAATCGAATTGTTACTCCTTTGCTATTAATGCATAACAAAGGTGACGATAATGTGCCGTTTCCTCAGGCAATAGAAATGTTTACCGCTTTAAGACGTCTTATGAAACCTGTTTGGCTGCTTGAATATGAAGGTGAAGGGCATATTCTAACTTCAGAAAAAAATAATCTGGATTTTACTATACGCCAGCAACAGTTTTTTGACCATTATCTGAAAGGCTCGGAAGCACCTGGGTGGATGACGCAAGACCTACCCTCAAAATATAAGCCAATAAGTTTGGTATCTCAATAG
- a CDS encoding RagB/SusD family nutrient uptake outer membrane protein: protein MKKNHLLHIKLFLMVGFFATVMGCKKFIEIDPPIDSSSKALVFENESLAISTMTGLYATITTNPRLGGGSPSVNSSLSVQSGYLADELISFSDLFLYRNDLNTMPFDIWSTVYKDFIFPVNSIIEGLENTESLNSETRNILLGEAKFARSFAYFYLVNFYGDVPLVLTTNYKINSNIPRTDKKIVYKQIINDLNSADELLKDQYLDARLRISSIPERIRPNRGAVQALLARIYLYSEDWNRAEVAATKVLENSGLYELTPLNDVFLKNSREAIWQLQPNLLNNNGTNTSDALLYLTSTRFLAAASSFLMSSFESGDQRKSQWITNRTNLGTTYQVPYKYKVGRGNSTQEQSEYLMVLRLSEQYLIRAEARAHNNNLFGINSAESDLNMIRNRAGLSNFSGSTQKQILDAIYHERQVELFCEWGHRWLDLKRTGIIDSVMTEVAPVKGGTWAGYKALAPIPYYEFLYNPSLRGHQNPGYKEQI from the coding sequence ATGAAAAAGAATCATTTACTTCATATCAAATTATTCCTGATGGTTGGCTTTTTTGCTACCGTTATGGGATGCAAAAAATTTATTGAGATCGACCCGCCGATTGATAGCTCATCTAAAGCTCTGGTATTTGAAAATGAAAGCCTGGCGATCTCAACTATGACGGGTCTTTACGCCACTATTACAACAAATCCAAGATTGGGTGGTGGTAGCCCATCAGTAAATTCATCTCTATCAGTCCAGTCAGGATATTTAGCGGATGAATTAATCAGTTTCTCAGACCTGTTTCTTTATCGGAATGACCTCAATACTATGCCATTCGATATTTGGAGTACGGTTTATAAAGATTTTATCTTTCCTGTGAATTCTATTATTGAAGGGTTGGAAAATACTGAATCTTTAAATTCTGAAACTAGAAATATACTATTGGGTGAAGCGAAATTCGCTAGGAGTTTTGCATATTTCTATCTTGTTAACTTTTATGGCGATGTGCCTCTCGTGCTTACAACTAACTATAAGATTAACTCCAACATTCCCAGAACGGACAAAAAGATTGTCTACAAACAAATTATAAATGATTTGAATAGCGCTGACGAGCTACTGAAGGATCAGTATCTTGATGCTAGATTGCGAATAAGTAGTATTCCTGAAAGAATTCGACCTAACAGAGGAGCAGTCCAAGCGCTATTAGCAAGGATTTATTTATATAGCGAGGATTGGAACAGGGCAGAAGTGGCGGCCACAAAGGTATTAGAGAATAGTGGATTATATGAACTTACTCCACTGAATGATGTATTTCTTAAAAATAGCAGAGAGGCCATCTGGCAGCTGCAACCAAACTTATTAAATAACAATGGTACAAACACGTCAGATGCCTTACTCTATCTTACATCGACGAGATTTCTAGCTGCAGCAAGCTCTTTTTTGATGAGTTCATTTGAAAGTGGAGATCAAAGGAAATCTCAATGGATTACTAATCGTACAAATTTAGGTACGACTTATCAAGTGCCTTACAAGTATAAAGTTGGTAGGGGAAACTCAACACAAGAACAATCAGAATATTTGATGGTTTTGCGCCTGAGTGAACAATATTTGATACGAGCAGAGGCAAGGGCTCATAATAACAATCTTTTCGGAATCAACAGTGCTGAAAGTGACTTAAATATGATTAGAAACCGCGCTGGATTATCGAATTTTTCCGGATCCACTCAAAAGCAAATTTTAGATGCAATTTATCATGAACGTCAAGTCGAATTATTTTGCGAATGGGGACACCGTTGGCTTGATTTAAAACGTACGGGGATCATAGACAGTGTTATGACGGAAGTTGCTCCCGTAAAAGGTGGTACATGGGCAGGTTATAAAGCCCTTGCTCCAATACCGTATTATGAATTCCTATATAACCCGTCTCTAAGAGGTCATCAAAATCCTGGTTATAAAGAACAAATTTAA
- a CDS encoding SusC/RagA family TonB-linked outer membrane protein: MKKTAFNLRLSQAWLPPKILLIMKLIIIIMTACLMQVSAAGFAQKITYSKKGATLEEIFSEIRKQTGYYVVYAENKVNKEAKLDVNFRNTELNKVLDVISNSQNLEYSLDDKNISLKPKEESVIDRIIARFQAIDVRGKVVDSLGNGLAGATVSVKGGKGTHTLANGDFYIKNVKEDAVLVVSFLGYVPKEQKVKKDFVYVQLKLSSSKLDEIQIMAYGKTSRRLSTGNISTIKGDDLLLNPVDNPLSALIGRIPNLSVTPTSGLPGAPLKTQLRGQSSLMGTSSEPLIIVDGVPLSNNVDPGYYNLFSGGALSSLSLLNLSDIESVDILKDADATSIYGSRGGNGVILITTRKGNPGETKINMNGQFGLSSVVKKIPLLNTAQYLEMRREAFKNDGVEIQTTNPYEPGYAVDLSLWDQKKYTDWQEELLGKSARTYNFQGSISGGTSMIQYFLSGGYNTQGFVFPGDSNWQTGTGNISISGKSRGGKFQFNLNGGYSSNKSKTPIQTSVVTALTLPPNAPDIFNKRGGLNWETDPLTGLASWANPYAGMLNPNSSKANNLRSTVDIGYQATSELKVKATIGFNEVRTNSKYFETIAAQDPGIWEYVTGQSNFTNSLATSLNVDPQVNYSKVFKGSKLDILVGATLQSQNVENEWINGSGYTNDALLNSLGAAFSTNAINRSSQYKYFGVYSRANYILQNRYLLNVSTRRDGSSRFGPGNQFGNFASVGTAWIFSNESFFKSASSILSFGKIRASLGSSGNDGIGDYKYVEQYTTMNNVLYQGLRPLLTMGVTNPDYHWESIRKAEVGIELGLFKDKFIINATYFRHKSSSQLGGRTLPFTAGGLSVVENQLATIRNSGYELIINSVNIKTPKFNWNSSLTFGMLGNRLLAIPESFVMNSPSLLYYSERGESPIGKPFNGFVGAYEFKGVDPATGLYQFLTKAGTITTEADAFAYSKKVNIAPKFQGGLSNSISYSSFRVDFFVQVTKQLGYNPLHNLIFLNPGVPKNQLVENYNNWRNIGDKKSIQKFSQQGFNEAVDAYYRISSSDRAWVDASFIRLKNVALSYDLPPFIIKKGYIKNLRLFTQAQNLLTLTKYKGFDPETQDVASLPPLRTLSFGLSLGL, encoded by the coding sequence ATGAAAAAAACTGCTTTTAACTTGCGGCTGTCACAAGCATGGCTGCCGCCCAAAATATTACTCATTATGAAACTCATCATCATCATAATGACCGCCTGCCTGATGCAGGTAAGCGCCGCCGGATTTGCCCAGAAAATCACCTACAGCAAAAAAGGCGCAACACTCGAAGAGATCTTCAGCGAGATCAGGAAACAAACCGGCTATTACGTAGTATACGCCGAAAACAAAGTAAACAAAGAAGCCAAACTCGACGTCAACTTCAGAAACACCGAACTCAACAAAGTCCTCGACGTCATCAGCAACAGCCAAAACCTGGAATACAGCCTCGACGACAAAAACATCAGCCTCAAACCCAAAGAAGAATCCGTCATAGACCGGATCATCGCCCGATTTCAAGCGATTGACGTACGAGGTAAAGTGGTGGATTCCTTAGGCAACGGCCTAGCAGGAGCGACGGTAAGTGTGAAGGGTGGAAAAGGTACTCATACTTTGGCGAACGGCGATTTTTATATAAAGAATGTAAAGGAAGATGCAGTATTGGTTGTTTCTTTCTTGGGTTATGTTCCAAAGGAACAAAAAGTAAAAAAGGATTTTGTGTACGTGCAGTTGAAGCTAAGTAGTTCTAAACTGGACGAAATACAAATTATGGCCTACGGTAAGACCTCTAGAAGGCTAAGCACAGGAAATATTTCTACCATAAAAGGAGATGATTTATTATTAAATCCGGTGGATAATCCCTTAAGCGCATTAATAGGACGTATTCCTAACTTGTCAGTCACTCCTACAAGCGGACTTCCAGGTGCGCCTTTAAAGACTCAACTAAGAGGTCAGAGTAGTCTAATGGGGACATCAAGTGAGCCACTGATAATAGTTGATGGCGTACCGCTTTCAAACAATGTTGACCCGGGCTATTATAATCTATTTTCGGGAGGTGCTTTATCCTCACTTTCATTGTTAAATCTTAGTGATATTGAATCAGTCGACATACTCAAAGATGCTGATGCGACTTCTATATATGGATCGAGAGGTGGAAATGGGGTAATCCTAATCACAACCAGAAAAGGAAATCCAGGAGAGACAAAGATAAATATGAATGGCCAATTTGGATTATCTTCCGTTGTAAAGAAAATACCATTACTCAATACTGCGCAGTATTTGGAAATGAGAAGAGAAGCATTTAAAAACGACGGTGTTGAGATCCAAACGACTAACCCCTATGAACCTGGGTATGCTGTAGACTTATCACTATGGGATCAAAAGAAATATACTGATTGGCAAGAGGAGCTTCTAGGAAAAAGTGCTCGAACCTATAATTTTCAGGGATCTATTTCTGGGGGGACGTCAATGATTCAATACTTCTTAAGTGGTGGATACAATACGCAGGGTTTTGTCTTTCCTGGAGATTCGAATTGGCAAACTGGAACGGGAAACATTAGCATTTCTGGAAAATCAAGAGGCGGAAAATTTCAGTTCAACTTAAATGGAGGGTATAGCAGTAATAAGTCAAAGACTCCAATACAAACATCGGTTGTTACAGCACTAACATTGCCTCCAAATGCTCCTGACATTTTCAATAAAAGGGGCGGATTAAACTGGGAGACTGATCCTCTGACTGGACTGGCTTCGTGGGCTAATCCGTATGCTGGAATGTTGAATCCTAATAGTTCAAAAGCCAACAACTTGCGTTCAACGGTTGATATTGGGTATCAAGCGACTTCTGAGCTAAAAGTTAAAGCTACTATTGGTTTCAACGAGGTTCGAACAAATAGCAAATATTTTGAAACGATAGCTGCGCAAGACCCGGGTATTTGGGAATATGTTACTGGACAATCAAATTTCACAAATAGCCTAGCAACATCATTGAATGTGGATCCACAAGTGAATTACTCTAAAGTTTTTAAAGGGTCAAAGTTGGATATTTTGGTCGGTGCCACACTGCAAAGCCAGAACGTCGAAAATGAATGGATAAATGGATCAGGATATACGAATGATGCACTCTTAAATAGCTTAGGCGCCGCATTTTCAACTAATGCAATAAATAGAAGCTCTCAGTACAAATATTTTGGCGTATACAGCAGGGCAAATTATATACTGCAAAATAGATACCTCCTAAATGTCAGCACGAGAAGAGACGGCAGCAGCCGATTCGGACCCGGTAATCAGTTCGGAAATTTTGCGTCGGTCGGTACGGCATGGATTTTTAGTAATGAAAGTTTTTTTAAGTCAGCAAGTTCCATTTTAAGTTTTGGAAAAATTCGGGCGAGCTTGGGAAGCAGTGGAAATGATGGGATAGGAGATTACAAATATGTTGAACAATATACCACTATGAACAATGTTCTATACCAGGGATTAAGACCGTTATTAACTATGGGGGTTACAAATCCTGATTATCACTGGGAAAGCATTCGTAAAGCTGAGGTCGGGATCGAATTAGGTTTGTTCAAAGATAAATTTATAATTAATGCTACTTATTTCCGACACAAATCATCCAGTCAGTTGGGCGGTAGGACATTGCCATTCACTGCCGGAGGACTGTCTGTTGTTGAAAATCAGTTGGCTACAATTCGAAATAGTGGTTACGAACTTATAATTAATAGTGTAAATATTAAGACACCAAAATTTAATTGGAATTCTTCTTTGACATTCGGGATGTTAGGTAATAGGCTTTTAGCTATTCCTGAGAGTTTTGTTATGAATTCACCTTCTTTGCTGTATTATTCAGAAAGAGGAGAAAGTCCGATAGGAAAACCGTTCAATGGTTTTGTTGGGGCATACGAGTTTAAAGGAGTTGATCCCGCAACCGGGCTGTATCAATTTCTCACAAAAGCTGGTACCATAACTACCGAAGCAGATGCATTTGCCTATTCTAAGAAGGTCAACATTGCTCCGAAGTTTCAAGGAGGGTTATCGAATAGCATTAGCTACAGTTCTTTTAGAGTTGATTTTTTTGTCCAGGTCACGAAGCAATTAGGATATAATCCGCTGCACAACCTGATTTTTTTGAATCCTGGGGTACCTAAAAATCAATTAGTGGAAAACTACAATAACTGGAGGAATATAGGAGATAAAAAGAGCATACAAAAATTTAGTCAACAAGGGTTTAATGAAGCTGTTGATGCATATTATAGGATTTCATCCAGCGATCGAGCTTGGGTTGACGCATCCTTTATACGATTAAAGAATGTTGCATTATCTTACGATCTACCACCTTTTATTATAAAAAAGGGATATATTAAGAATCTACGTTTATTCACGCAGGCTCAAAATCTCCTTACGCTGACAAAATATAAGGGGTTTGATCCCGAGACTCAGGATGTTGCTAGTTTGCCTCCCTTGAGGACTTTATCTTTTGGACTTTCATTAGGCTTATAA